One window of the Trueperaceae bacterium genome contains the following:
- the hydA gene encoding dihydropyrimidinase — translation MSLLIKNGEIVTAAERMHADIYCEGETITRIGKGLEAPAGTRVVDAAGKYVFPGFIDPHVHIHLPFMGTLTKDTHRTGSQAALVGGTTTYIEMLAPSRHEDLMAGYRLWNELAEGNSACDYTFHIGVSKYDAEAEAQLREIVADGMTSFKVFLSYKGFFGVNDEELFRTLTLAKELGVIVTAHCENDELVAQLQAQLLAAGRTGPEWHEPSRPERVEADGTNHFATFLEITGARGYVVHLSCAPALAAALAAKERGVSLAIECVVPHLVLDKTYAERPDFEGAKYVMSPPLRDKRNQKPLWDALAAGLIDTVATDHAPFDFKGQKEMGRGDFTKIPNGIPTIEDRVNLLYTYGVSRGNLSLERFVSAASTRAAQLFGLYPRKGTVAVGADADLVVYDPNYRGRITATTQAMNVDYSGFEGVEIDGRPSVVTVRGEVAAVDGKFVGDPGRGKLLRRTPAS, via the coding sequence GTGAGCCTGCTCATCAAGAACGGCGAGATAGTGACGGCGGCCGAGCGCATGCACGCCGACATCTACTGCGAGGGCGAGACCATCACGCGCATCGGCAAGGGGCTGGAAGCGCCTGCTGGCACGCGGGTCGTCGACGCGGCCGGCAAGTACGTCTTCCCCGGCTTCATCGACCCGCACGTGCACATCCATCTGCCGTTCATGGGCACCCTCACGAAGGACACGCACCGCACGGGCAGCCAGGCCGCGCTCGTCGGCGGCACGACCACCTACATCGAGATGCTCGCGCCCAGTCGGCACGAGGACCTCATGGCCGGCTACCGCCTCTGGAACGAGCTGGCGGAGGGCAACAGCGCCTGCGACTACACGTTCCACATCGGCGTGTCGAAGTACGACGCCGAGGCCGAGGCGCAGCTGCGCGAGATCGTCGCCGACGGCATGACGTCCTTCAAGGTCTTCCTCTCCTACAAGGGCTTCTTCGGCGTGAACGACGAGGAGCTCTTCCGCACGCTCACGCTGGCCAAGGAGCTGGGCGTCATCGTCACGGCCCACTGCGAGAACGACGAGCTAGTGGCGCAGCTGCAGGCGCAGCTCCTCGCCGCCGGCCGAACCGGACCGGAGTGGCACGAGCCGTCGCGGCCGGAACGGGTGGAGGCCGACGGCACCAACCACTTCGCGACGTTCCTGGAGATCACGGGCGCCAGGGGCTACGTGGTGCACCTGAGCTGCGCGCCGGCGCTGGCGGCGGCACTGGCCGCCAAGGAGCGCGGCGTCTCCCTCGCCATCGAGTGCGTCGTGCCACACCTCGTCCTCGACAAGACTTACGCCGAGCGCCCCGATTTCGAGGGCGCCAAGTACGTCATGTCGCCGCCCCTGCGCGACAAGCGCAACCAGAAGCCGCTATGGGACGCGCTCGCCGCCGGCCTCATAGACACCGTCGCGACCGACCACGCCCCCTTCGACTTCAAGGGCCAGAAGGAGATGGGTCGCGGCGACTTCACGAAGATCCCCAACGGCATCCCGACGATCGAGGACCGCGTGAACCTCCTCTACACCTACGGCGTCAGCCGCGGCAACCTCTCCCTCGAGCGCTTCGTCAGCGCCGCGAGCACGCGGGCCGCCCAGCTCTTCGGCCTCTATCCGCGCAAGGGCACCGTCGCGGTGGGCGCGGACGCCGACCTCGTCGTCTACGACCCCAACTATCGCGGCCGCATAACCGCGACGACCCAGGCGATGAACGTCGACTACTCCGGGTTCGAGGGCGTCGAGATCGACGGGCGCCCGAGCGTGGTGACGGTGCGCGGCGAGGTCGCCGCCGTGGACGGCAAGTTCGTCGGCGACCCCGGGCGCGGCAAGCTCCTCAGGCGCACGCCGGCCAGCTGA
- a CDS encoding ABC transporter ATP-binding protein, producing the protein MPEAPVIIDVQDVSKLFRVGKVEAVALQDANLQIHDGQFVSLIGPSGCGKTTLMRLVADLIEPTSGRITVAGKSPKEARAAREYGYVFQAPALYDWRNVLANVMLPLEIMGWPKGERRARAEEMLRLVGLEGFHRSYPWQLSGGMQQRVSIARALAFDPKLLLMDEPFGALDEITREVMNFELLRLWRQTGKTVVFVTHSIAEAVFLSSHIVVMTARPGRIREVIEVDLPYPRDHETRESERFFELTTRVREALRLGKEGEGDVGGAASGGGKAAGGPAKTLAKVGY; encoded by the coding sequence GTGCCCGAGGCCCCCGTGATCATCGACGTCCAGGACGTCAGCAAGCTCTTCCGCGTCGGCAAGGTCGAGGCGGTGGCGCTGCAGGACGCCAACCTGCAGATCCACGACGGCCAGTTCGTCAGCCTCATCGGCCCGTCCGGTTGCGGCAAGACGACGCTGATGCGCCTCGTCGCCGACCTCATCGAGCCGACGAGCGGCCGCATCACCGTGGCGGGCAAGTCGCCCAAGGAGGCACGGGCCGCGCGCGAGTACGGCTACGTGTTCCAAGCGCCCGCCCTCTACGACTGGCGCAACGTGCTCGCCAACGTCATGCTCCCGCTCGAGATCATGGGGTGGCCGAAGGGTGAGCGCAGGGCCCGGGCCGAGGAGATGCTGCGCCTCGTCGGACTCGAGGGCTTCCACCGCTCCTACCCGTGGCAGCTCTCCGGCGGCATGCAGCAGCGCGTCTCGATAGCGCGGGCCCTCGCCTTCGACCCGAAGCTCCTCCTGATGGACGAGCCGTTCGGCGCGCTCGACGAGATCACGCGCGAGGTCATGAACTTCGAGCTCCTGCGGCTCTGGCGGCAGACGGGGAAGACGGTCGTGTTCGTCACCCACTCCATCGCCGAGGCCGTGTTCCTCTCGTCGCACATCGTCGTCATGACGGCCAGGCCGGGGAGGATCAGGGAGGTCATCGAGGTCGACCTGCCCTACCCCCGCGACCACGAGACGCGCGAATCCGAGCGCTTCTTCGAGCTCACCACGCGCGTGCGGGAGGCGTTGCGGCTCGGCAAGGAAGGCGAGGGTGACGTCGGCGGCGCTGCCTCCGGCGGCGGCAAGGCGGCCGGCGGGCCCGCCAAGACCCTGGCCAAGGTCGGTTACTGA
- a CDS encoding ABC transporter permease subunit: MARAAADGARAPAWRRTLSGWVPLAVVLAVLVALMYPVALLLGLPLARTRMDNVANWVRATTTPKPLAEAPADVGAGAPAGAELRFGGAESLATARSVLVYGDRPVDATYDLEDGAARLRDAVAGPLLEWGEALTGPLDARSPGLGVADPSADAATGARASEGVAGHVFALPAGGWEALYLGDRLLVPGADDAIERPDGVLAAFTFPEAETGPVLVNGQLLLEGEGFEANGRRIELRSPAPFNASVRRVSGDYAVLDAAAGTIALAEASAEPPRAATATLAVVERLVGEVDGVNRVFHLQHAPLVESDPGRRIMLEDVELSPAAERPAERVDGERKAFTFTSDRGVVTVNGAEALEGRDFGRAGPVVTFTVAPPRNAALRQYPDYVVNDPAVGVITLAKAPAPGSRVWAATYTYYDHPACGSSEIECFLSMPQHPMPFPHWIAKRIPAFLTNYPLSDTRNVVRATLYTAGGTLTALALGGVLGVLLAIVFVAIRPLERALLPWVIASQTVPIIALVPVLLLLLGNAGVTVQTSLVPAALIGAYIAFFPVTVGTVTGLRSVDPLSLDLMKSYASSPLQVFWKVRFPAAVPYLFVSLKLGAAAALVGALVAETESNNRLGLGYAIVGQVQAGNVSDVWILLLISAALGIGLVAIVGLLQRFTAPWERR, translated from the coding sequence ATGGCGCGCGCAGCGGCGGACGGGGCCCGGGCGCCCGCCTGGCGCCGCACGCTCTCCGGCTGGGTACCCCTGGCGGTCGTGCTCGCCGTGCTCGTAGCGCTCATGTACCCGGTCGCGCTGCTGCTCGGCCTCCCGCTGGCGCGCACCCGCATGGACAACGTGGCCAACTGGGTGCGCGCCACGACGACCCCCAAGCCCCTGGCGGAGGCGCCCGCCGACGTCGGGGCGGGCGCGCCGGCCGGTGCGGAGCTGCGCTTCGGCGGCGCCGAGAGCCTAGCCACGGCGCGCTCGGTGCTCGTCTACGGCGACCGGCCAGTGGACGCCACCTACGACCTGGAGGACGGCGCCGCGCGCCTGCGCGACGCGGTGGCGGGGCCGCTCCTCGAGTGGGGCGAGGCGTTGACCGGCCCCCTCGACGCGCGTTCCCCCGGCCTCGGTGTCGCGGACCCCTCGGCGGACGCGGCGACGGGAGCCCGTGCCTCGGAGGGCGTCGCCGGCCACGTGTTCGCCCTGCCCGCGGGCGGGTGGGAGGCCCTCTACCTGGGCGACCGCCTCCTGGTGCCGGGTGCCGACGACGCCATCGAGCGCCCCGACGGCGTGCTGGCGGCGTTCACGTTCCCGGAGGCCGAGACCGGCCCCGTCCTCGTGAACGGGCAGCTGCTCCTCGAGGGCGAGGGCTTCGAGGCGAACGGTAGGCGCATCGAGCTGCGCTCGCCCGCGCCCTTCAACGCGAGCGTGCGCCGCGTCAGCGGCGACTACGCCGTGCTCGACGCCGCGGCCGGCACCATCGCTTTGGCCGAGGCGAGCGCGGAGCCGCCGCGCGCCGCTACGGCGACGCTGGCCGTCGTCGAGCGCCTGGTGGGGGAGGTCGACGGCGTCAACCGCGTCTTCCACTTGCAGCACGCCCCCCTAGTCGAGTCCGACCCCGGGAGGCGGATCATGCTCGAGGACGTCGAGCTCTCGCCCGCCGCCGAGAGGCCGGCCGAACGCGTCGACGGCGAGCGCAAGGCGTTCACTTTCACGAGCGACCGCGGGGTCGTCACGGTGAACGGGGCCGAGGCGCTGGAGGGGCGGGACTTCGGCCGGGCGGGGCCCGTCGTGACGTTCACGGTCGCGCCGCCGAGGAACGCGGCCCTCAGGCAGTACCCCGACTACGTCGTGAACGACCCGGCCGTGGGCGTCATCACCCTGGCCAAGGCGCCGGCGCCGGGCAGCCGCGTGTGGGCCGCCACCTACACCTACTACGACCACCCGGCCTGCGGCTCGAGCGAGATCGAATGCTTCCTCTCGATGCCGCAGCACCCCATGCCGTTCCCCCACTGGATCGCGAAGCGCATCCCCGCCTTCCTGACCAACTACCCGCTCTCCGACACGCGCAACGTCGTGCGTGCCACCCTGTACACGGCCGGCGGCACCCTCACGGCGCTCGCGCTCGGGGGCGTGCTCGGCGTGCTCCTCGCGATCGTCTTCGTGGCCATCCGGCCCCTCGAGCGCGCGCTCCTCCCCTGGGTCATCGCGTCGCAGACGGTCCCGATCATCGCCCTCGTCCCCGTGCTCCTGCTCCTGCTCGGCAACGCCGGCGTCACGGTGCAGACGAGCCTCGTGCCGGCCGCGCTCATCGGGGCGTACATAGCGTTCTTCCCGGTGACCGTCGGCACGGTGACGGGCCTGCGCTCCGTCGACCCGCTGTCGCTCGACCTCATGAAGAGCTACGCGTCCTCGCCGCTCCAGGTCTTCTGGAAGGTGCGGTTCCCCGCGGCGGTGCCCTACCTGTTCGTGAGCCTCAAGCTCGGCGCGGCCGCCGCGCTCGTCGGCGCGCTCGTCGCGGAGACGGAGTCGAACAACCGCCTGGGCCTCGGCTACGCCATCGTCGGCCAGGTGCAAGCCGGCAACGTCTCCGACGTCTGGATACTGCTGCTCATCTCCGCCGCCCTCGGCATCGGGCTCGTCGCCATCGTCGGCCTCCTCCAACGCTTCACCGCGCCCTGGGAGCGCCGCTGA
- a CDS encoding ABC transporter permease: MAARVSGTGSSSAGPDAGSLRAALAWRPHVPTLLMLCVAATGLFGPFVAGGDALLPAGSGLAIGCVALLVAALVPSGLGGPWTVPLATPLAVSAAFLALLAQRGLAGPAGWGYWLTLLGSLVAAATAAGRVSVIELESDAPRWQHRVQRLVPAATVAFLVLLAWEGLVVGSRVPKGIFPRVSDIWLAFLGTWRVLLADAYLTFVKEVLFGFAVGLTLGFLVGSAIAFSRFLQRGFLPLATAFGAVPIVGLAPVLGRALGVDWESKAAVVVIVTFFPVVLNTVQGLTLVDPLKLELLRSYGARPLTVFLKLRVPNALPYVFNALKVAVVVGVVSVIVAEFLIPGPPNGLGQRISLSAHRGAFDIVFAAILVSSLISMALYWAVGLLERAFTAWHPSTRGS; the protein is encoded by the coding sequence ATGGCCGCGCGCGTCTCCGGCACGGGCTCCTCGAGTGCCGGTCCCGACGCCGGCTCGCTCCGTGCCGCGCTCGCCTGGCGTCCGCACGTGCCGACGCTACTCATGCTCTGCGTGGCGGCGACGGGCCTCTTCGGGCCGTTCGTCGCGGGTGGCGACGCCTTGCTGCCGGCCGGCAGCGGGCTCGCCATCGGCTGCGTAGCGCTCCTGGTGGCGGCCTTGGTGCCCAGCGGCTTGGGCGGCCCCTGGACCGTGCCGCTGGCCACGCCGCTCGCCGTGTCGGCCGCGTTCCTCGCCCTCCTCGCGCAGCGCGGCCTCGCCGGCCCGGCCGGCTGGGGCTACTGGCTCACCCTCCTCGGGTCGTTGGTTGCCGCCGCCACCGCCGCCGGGCGCGTGAGCGTCATCGAGCTCGAGAGCGACGCCCCCAGGTGGCAGCACCGGGTTCAGCGGCTCGTGCCGGCCGCCACCGTCGCGTTCCTCGTCCTCCTGGCCTGGGAGGGCCTGGTCGTCGGCTCGCGCGTGCCCAAGGGGATCTTCCCGCGCGTCTCCGACATCTGGCTCGCCTTCCTCGGCACGTGGCGCGTGCTTCTGGCGGACGCCTACCTCACGTTCGTGAAGGAGGTCCTGTTCGGCTTCGCCGTCGGCCTCACGCTCGGCTTCCTGGTGGGCAGCGCCATCGCGTTCAGCCGCTTCCTGCAGCGGGGCTTCCTGCCGCTCGCCACCGCGTTCGGGGCCGTGCCCATCGTCGGCCTGGCGCCCGTCCTCGGGCGGGCCCTCGGCGTCGACTGGGAGTCGAAGGCGGCCGTCGTCGTCATCGTCACGTTCTTCCCGGTGGTCCTCAACACGGTGCAGGGGCTCACGCTCGTCGACCCGCTCAAGCTCGAGCTCCTGCGCTCCTACGGCGCGCGGCCCCTCACCGTCTTCCTCAAGCTGCGCGTCCCGAACGCCCTGCCGTACGTCTTCAACGCTCTGAAGGTCGCGGTCGTCGTCGGCGTCGTGAGCGTCATCGTGGCCGAGTTCCTCATCCCCGGCCCGCCCAACGGCCTCGGCCAACGCATCAGCCTCTCGGCGCACCGCGGGGCGTTCGACATCGTGTTCGCGGCCATCCTCGTGTCGAGCCTCATCTCCATGGCCCTCTACTGGGCCGTCGGCCTGCTCGAGCGGGCCTTCACGGCATGGCACCCGTCGACGAGGGGGTCATAG
- a CDS encoding ABC transporter substrate-binding protein, translated as MVQALAALLLLLAPVGLAQNLIPINFQSKWFPQAQFAGYFVAQDKGFYAEEGLDVTVLDGGNVNPTVAVASGNADFGTDWVANILTQRDQGLEVVNIAQIYQTSGYRLVALKSSGIETIADMAGRKVGVWAFGNEFAAEAVFSAAGLTSNLDPTVTSPDVDAVVYAFDPSLVFPNEVDVASAMTYNELDQIVGLGYDLDTLSILDPASIGADLLEDSLFATPATLAATNFKGSGLTGAEVAQRFLRASIRGWEYAVANQDEAVQIVLSHCGDTCAGSGSRQSPLIHQTWQMAEVAKLVKPTADTHVGALDRAAFERSVNLLVEVGLIKQAYTWEQAVDPSIYDAVD; from the coding sequence ATGGTCCAAGCACTAGCCGCGCTCCTACTCTTGCTCGCGCCGGTGGGGCTCGCCCAGAACCTCATCCCCATCAACTTCCAGTCGAAGTGGTTCCCGCAGGCGCAGTTCGCCGGCTACTTCGTGGCGCAGGACAAGGGCTTCTACGCGGAAGAAGGCCTCGACGTGACGGTGCTCGACGGCGGTAACGTCAACCCGACCGTCGCCGTGGCGTCCGGCAACGCCGACTTCGGCACGGACTGGGTGGCCAACATCCTCACGCAGCGCGACCAGGGCCTCGAGGTCGTCAACATCGCCCAGATCTACCAGACCTCCGGCTACCGCCTCGTGGCGCTCAAGAGCTCCGGCATCGAGACGATCGCCGACATGGCCGGCCGCAAGGTCGGCGTGTGGGCGTTCGGCAACGAGTTCGCGGCCGAGGCCGTGTTCTCCGCCGCCGGGCTGACCTCCAACCTCGACCCGACCGTGACCAGCCCGGACGTTGACGCCGTCGTGTACGCCTTCGACCCGTCGCTCGTGTTCCCCAACGAGGTGGACGTGGCGAGCGCCATGACCTACAACGAGCTCGATCAGATCGTCGGCCTCGGCTACGACCTCGACACCCTCTCGATCCTCGACCCGGCTAGCATCGGCGCCGACCTCCTCGAGGACAGCCTCTTCGCCACCCCCGCCACGCTGGCCGCCACGAACTTCAAGGGCTCCGGGCTCACGGGCGCCGAGGTGGCGCAGCGCTTCCTGCGCGCCTCCATCCGCGGCTGGGAGTACGCCGTCGCCAACCAGGACGAGGCCGTGCAGATCGTCCTCTCGCACTGCGGCGACACGTGCGCCGGCTCCGGCAGCCGCCAGAGCCCGCTCATCCACCAGACCTGGCAGATGGCCGAGGTCGCCAAGCTGGTCAAGCCGACCGCCGACACGCACGTCGGCGCCCTCGACCGCGCCGCGTTCGAGCGCTCCGTCAACCTCCTCGTCGAGGTCGGCCTCATCAAGCAGGCCTACACCTGGGAGCAGGCGGTCGACCCGAGCATCTACGACGCCGTCGACTGA
- a CDS encoding MFS transporter, which produces MSDSITPMPGVVAGGKPSVRQTPKPGTTADAPPGSQTAAPRRKFTKRERNLTFAGLLVVFLLGALDQTIVSTAMPRIIEHLGGLNLYTWVTTAYLLASTVMVPIYGKLSDDYGRKPILIIGVVIFLVGSALSGLAGEFGDLPLLGGGMTQLIAFRALQGLGGAALFSSAFAIIADMIPAAERGKYQGLFGGVFGLAAVLGPLVGGFFTDLGDTHLLGMTVAGWRWVFYVNVPIGLLALFMIARVMPALPAAGKKGNLDLLGAVLIVTTFVPMLLALTWAGTTYPWGSPVILAMLGFTVLSLAAFVYVEARVSDPMLPLELFRIRVFTTANLASFVINVAFLGIVMFLPLFMQLVLGVSATNSGFTLLPLMSGMIVSSFVAGLVVTRTGKYKPLMITGSVILLVGVFLLTRIDLDTTLFSLGWRMVLVGIGLGPAQSQFTLAIQNAVPFSRMGVATSASQFFRQIGSVIGLAVFGTLLTLSVQREIPKYVPALPGVTQAFDLSSLSGLSSEAGAAGPDAGAAGDAGGVLGAIQGAAAALSEKLAAVVAGDAAAAAAVAADETLPASLREFATRAPGLTPDERAAQAPLVAAGVEQYFGDLAAGLDHGIKQGFSESIKLLFIVSFAILLLGSAIIPFIPGLPLRKVAAIDATRMAE; this is translated from the coding sequence GTGAGCGATTCCATAACCCCGATGCCCGGCGTAGTCGCCGGAGGCAAACCGAGCGTCAGACAGACGCCCAAACCCGGAACGACCGCAGACGCCCCTCCAGGCTCCCAGACGGCCGCGCCCCGCCGCAAGTTCACGAAACGCGAGCGCAACCTCACGTTCGCAGGGCTGCTCGTGGTCTTCCTCCTTGGCGCACTAGACCAGACCATCGTCTCCACGGCCATGCCGCGGATCATCGAGCACCTCGGCGGTCTGAACCTATACACGTGGGTCACCACCGCGTACCTGCTCGCCTCGACCGTAATGGTGCCCATCTACGGCAAGCTCTCCGACGATTACGGCCGCAAGCCCATCCTCATCATCGGCGTCGTCATCTTCCTGGTCGGCTCGGCGCTCAGCGGCCTCGCCGGCGAGTTCGGCGACCTGCCGCTGCTGGGGGGCGGCATGACCCAGCTCATCGCTTTCCGCGCCCTCCAGGGGCTCGGCGGGGCGGCCCTCTTCTCGAGCGCGTTCGCCATCATCGCCGACATGATCCCGGCGGCCGAGCGCGGCAAGTACCAGGGCCTCTTCGGAGGCGTGTTCGGCTTGGCCGCGGTGCTCGGCCCGCTGGTCGGCGGCTTCTTCACCGACCTGGGCGATACGCACCTCCTGGGCATGACCGTCGCCGGCTGGCGCTGGGTCTTCTACGTGAACGTCCCCATCGGGCTCCTCGCGCTCTTCATGATCGCGCGCGTCATGCCGGCCCTGCCGGCGGCCGGGAAGAAGGGCAACCTCGACCTGCTCGGCGCCGTGCTCATCGTCACGACCTTCGTGCCGATGCTCCTGGCCCTCACGTGGGCGGGGACGACCTACCCTTGGGGCTCGCCCGTCATCCTCGCCATGCTCGGGTTCACCGTCCTGTCGCTCGCCGCGTTCGTCTACGTCGAGGCGCGCGTGAGCGACCCGATGTTGCCGCTCGAGCTCTTCCGCATCCGCGTCTTCACCACGGCCAACCTCGCCTCGTTCGTCATCAACGTGGCGTTCCTCGGCATCGTCATGTTCCTGCCGCTCTTCATGCAGTTGGTGCTCGGCGTCTCCGCCACGAACTCCGGCTTCACGCTCCTGCCCCTCATGAGCGGCATGATCGTGAGCTCGTTCGTGGCCGGCCTCGTGGTGACGCGCACGGGCAAGTACAAGCCGCTCATGATCACGGGCTCTGTGATCCTCCTCGTCGGGGTGTTCCTTCTGACCAGGATCGACCTGGACACGACCCTCTTCTCGCTCGGCTGGCGGATGGTCCTGGTCGGCATCGGGCTCGGCCCGGCCCAGAGCCAGTTCACCCTCGCCATCCAGAACGCCGTGCCGTTCTCCCGCATGGGGGTGGCCACCAGCGCCAGCCAGTTCTTCCGTCAGATCGGTTCGGTAATCGGCTTGGCCGTCTTCGGCACGCTCCTCACCCTGAGCGTCCAGCGTGAGATACCCAAGTACGTGCCCGCGCTCCCGGGCGTCACGCAGGCGTTCGACCTCAGCTCCCTGAGCGGCCTGAGCAGCGAGGCGGGGGCGGCCGGCCCCGACGCGGGCGCTGCCGGCGACGCGGGCGGCGTGTTGGGGGCCATCCAAGGTGCCGCCGCAGCGCTTTCGGAGAAGCTGGCCGCCGTGGTCGCTGGCGACGCCGCCGCGGCCGCCGCGGTAGCGGCGGACGAGACGCTGCCCGCGAGCCTGCGGGAGTTCGCGACGCGCGCGCCCGGCCTCACGCCCGACGAGCGCGCCGCGCAGGCGCCGCTGGTGGCCGCCGGGGTGGAGCAGTACTTCGGCGACCTCGCCGCCGGTCTGGACCACGGCATCAAGCAGGGCTTCTCCGAGTCGATCAAGCTCCTGTTCATCGTCAGCTTCGCCATCCTGCTGCTCGGCTCCGCGATCATCCCGTTCATCCCGGGCTTGCCGCTACGCAAGGTGGCGGCCATCGACGCTACCCGCATGGCGGAGTAG
- a CDS encoding TlpA family protein disulfide reductase: MRASDGTTAGRRQRRPLLAVLAVVLVGAGLGWWLLKPAQADAKRLPDLTLERYEGGSVALAVTDRPTIVNLWATWCPPCRRELPMLAAAARANPEVRFYFADQGEARSVVEAYLAGRDDLVIEGVLLDQGSVLSNEFEAVGLPVTLFFDAKGNHVLSHIGEVSEVELLNYLTDLKRGRL; the protein is encoded by the coding sequence ATGCGAGCCAGCGACGGAACCACCGCCGGGCGCCGCCAGCGGCGCCCGCTGCTCGCGGTCCTCGCCGTCGTCCTCGTGGGCGCCGGCCTCGGCTGGTGGCTCCTCAAGCCCGCGCAGGCCGACGCCAAGCGGCTGCCCGACCTGACCCTCGAGCGCTACGAGGGGGGCAGCGTCGCGCTCGCGGTGACCGACCGACCGACGATCGTCAACCTGTGGGCCACCTGGTGCCCGCCGTGCCGGCGCGAGCTCCCCATGCTCGCGGCGGCCGCGCGCGCCAACCCCGAGGTGCGCTTCTACTTCGCCGACCAGGGTGAGGCCCGCTCCGTCGTAGAGGCCTACTTGGCGGGGCGCGACGACCTCGTCATCGAGGGCGTCCTCCTCGACCAGGGGAGCGTGCTGTCCAACGAGTTCGAGGCCGTCGGCCTCCCGGTCACGCTCTTCTTCGACGCCAAAGGCAACCACGTGCTCAGCCACATCGGCGAGGTCAGCGAGGTCGAGCTCCTCAACTACCTGACGGACCTCAAGCGCGGGCGCTTGTGA
- a CDS encoding ABC transporter permease subunit, translating into MSTSLKVMKYAFFDLMRSRWVLIYTLFFLAATGGLLYFGDDAAQAVLSSLNLVLLIIPLVALMLGMNHYYYTRDFVQLILTQPVSRPSVFLGQYAGVALPLAMAFVVGTGVPFVVYSLTHRIDAGLVLSLLGAGALVSLVFTALAFWLGLANEERARALGLALGVWLALTVVYDGLVLYFIVLAQAYPIEGAVMAASVLNPIDLSRILVLMRLDAAALMGYTGALFSTFLGSTTGALVALAALVVWVAAPVGFGLLAFRRKNF; encoded by the coding sequence GTGAGCACGAGCCTGAAGGTGATGAAGTACGCGTTCTTCGACCTGATGCGCAGCCGCTGGGTCCTGATCTACACCCTCTTCTTCCTCGCCGCCACCGGCGGCCTCCTCTACTTCGGCGACGACGCTGCCCAAGCCGTGCTCAGCTCCTTGAACCTCGTGCTGCTGATCATCCCGCTCGTCGCGCTCATGCTCGGCATGAACCACTACTACTACACGCGCGACTTCGTGCAGCTGATCCTCACCCAGCCCGTCTCCAGGCCGAGCGTGTTCCTCGGCCAGTACGCGGGGGTCGCCCTGCCGCTAGCGATGGCGTTCGTGGTGGGGACGGGCGTGCCGTTCGTCGTCTACTCGCTCACCCACCGCATCGACGCCGGCCTCGTGCTCAGCCTCCTAGGGGCCGGGGCGCTCGTCAGCCTCGTCTTCACGGCACTGGCGTTCTGGCTCGGCCTGGCCAACGAGGAGCGCGCCCGCGCCCTCGGCCTCGCGCTCGGCGTCTGGCTCGCGCTGACCGTCGTCTACGACGGCCTAGTGCTCTACTTCATCGTGCTCGCGCAGGCCTACCCTATCGAGGGGGCGGTCATGGCGGCGAGCGTCCTCAACCCGATCGACCTCTCGCGCATCCTCGTGCTCATGCGGCTGGACGCCGCCGCCCTCATGGGCTACACGGGCGCGCTCTTCAGCACGTTCCTCGGCAGCACGACGGGGGCGCTCGTCGCCCTGGCGGCCCTCGTCGTATGGGTGGCCGCGCCCGTCGGGTTCGGGCTGCTGGCGTTCCGGCGTAAGAACTTCTGA
- a CDS encoding ABC transporter ATP-binding protein gives MVVVDALSKRFGKLEVLKGVSAAFAPGKVTAVIGPNASGKTTLMKCILGLVVPDTGTVTIDGEPARDNPASRKAVGYMPQEPRFPDNLKVSELFEFVQDLRGERPAGLGELIDYFELRPHLNKPLRVLSGGTKQKTSAVLTFLFHPKVLILDEPSAGLDPVASSRLKDRILRERDLGATVILTSHVMSELEELTDEVLFLLEGTVRYAGTLDAIRAGTGERRLERAIAKLMTGEVRLDDGFRLLMSEPRGEVA, from the coding sequence ATGGTCGTCGTCGACGCCCTGAGCAAACGGTTCGGCAAGCTGGAGGTCCTCAAGGGTGTGAGCGCCGCGTTCGCACCGGGCAAGGTGACGGCCGTCATCGGCCCGAACGCCTCCGGCAAGACGACGTTGATGAAGTGCATCCTCGGGCTGGTCGTGCCAGATACCGGCACCGTCACGATCGACGGCGAGCCGGCGCGCGACAACCCCGCCTCGCGCAAGGCGGTCGGCTACATGCCGCAGGAGCCGCGCTTCCCGGACAACCTGAAGGTGAGCGAGCTCTTCGAGTTCGTGCAGGACCTCCGGGGCGAGCGGCCTGCCGGCTTGGGCGAGCTCATCGACTACTTCGAGCTGCGACCCCACCTCAACAAGCCCCTACGCGTGCTCTCGGGCGGGACGAAACAGAAGACGAGCGCGGTGCTCACGTTCCTCTTCCACCCCAAGGTCCTCATCCTCGACGAGCCGAGCGCCGGCCTCGACCCGGTCGCGAGCAGCCGCCTGAAGGACCGCATCCTCAGGGAGCGCGACCTGGGCGCCACCGTCATCCTCACCTCGCACGTCATGAGCGAGCTCGAGGAGCTCACCGACGAGGTCCTGTTCTTGCTGGAGGGCACCGTGCGCTACGCGGGGACGTTGGACGCGATCCGCGCCGGCACGGGCGAGCGGCGCCTGGAGCGGGCCATCGCCAAGCTCATGACGGGCGAGGTGCGTCTGGACGACGGCTTCCGCCTCCTGATGTCCGAACCGAGGGGTGAGGTAGCGTGA